Genomic segment of Parageobacillus genomosp. 1:
CTTTTTGTTTTTCTTTCTCACTTAGTTTTGTTAAATCGAGCTCATAGCCAAAGTTTCCCGACATCGCCACATGACCGCGCATTTCCAACGATGTAATGCGATGAACTTGGTGGTTCGGCACCGCTGACACGTGCGCGCCCATCGAGATGATTGGATAAACAAGGCTGGTGCCGTATTGGATTTTTAAGCGGGAAACCGCGTCCGTATTATCACTCGTCCACGTTTGTGGCATGTAGTACAGCATGCCCGGGTCAAACCGGCCTCCGCCGCCCGAGCAGCTCTCAAACAGAACATGCGGAAAACGGGATGTTATTTCTTCCATGACGCGGTACAACCCTAACATGTAGCGGTGAGCCGTTTCGCGTTGCCGTTCCGGAGGCAGGGCGGCAGAGCCGATTTCCGTCATATGGCGGTTCATATCCCATTTGACATACGAAATCGGCGCGCTCGCTAACACATCGGAAATGACTTGAATAATATAGTCGCACACTTCTTGGCGGGAATAGTCTAATACAAGCTGGTTTCTTCCTTCCGAGCGCGGGCGGTTCGGCACATGGAGGCACCAGTCCGGATGCTGCCGATACAGCTCGCTGTCGACGGAAACCATTTCCGGTTCTACCCATAGACCAAACTGCATGCCCATTTGGTTAATGTTTTTTGCTAGCCCTTCCAGTCCATTTGGCAGCTTCTGTTTATTGACGAACCAATCTCCTAACGAACTGTGATCATCATCGCGTTTGCCAAACCATCCGTCATCGAGCACAAATAGCTCAATCCCTAATTCCGCTGCTGTTTTCGCAAGGCGCAAAATTTTTTCTTCATTAAAATGAAAATATGTCGCTTCCCAGTTGTTAATAAGAATCGGGCGCTCCCGGTCGCGGAACGCCCCGCGCGCTAGGCGGGTGCGGTATAGCTGATGATAAGTTTGCGACATTCCATTCAATCCTTGATCGGAATACACCATCACCACTTCCGGCGTCTGAAACGACTCGCCCGGTTCTAACAGCCACGTAAAATCAAACGGATTTATTCCCATAGATACACGCGTTGTCTGGAATTGATCGACTTCGACCTGAGCGAGGAAATTGCCGCTGTATACAAGGCTAAAGCCGTATACTTCCCCGACATCTTCATTTGTATTTTTCCCCAGCAAGGCGATAAATGGATTTTGCTGGTGGCTGCTGGCGCCGCGACGGCTTTCTACCGACTGCATGCCGGTGACAAGCGGCCGTCTTTCCACTGCTCGCTCCCGCCCCCATGCTCCCGGGAGATGCAGCCATTCATAGTCAGCATGCGGGAAATCTACATTCATGCTTAACGCCCGCAACAGCTTGATCCGTTCCGCACCGTGGTTTTCAAAGCGGGCAGAACGCGTCACCACATTCCACCGCTCATACACCGTATAAAGCAGTGTGACGTGTAATCCGATCACGCGGTCTTCCAATACGATTTCTAATGTTTCCGCCTCGTTTTCGCGTTCGACATAGGTGGCCGGCAGCCCTTTTAACTTTGGCTTTCCTTTATAAATGCGATGCGTTTTATAGCGCAAATCCGAGATCGTCGCCCCGTTTTCCAATTGCACTTGATACGCCGGCGCGCGAAAATCCGTGTTGCCATACGCCGGGTATTCTTGCGGCAGCGTATCTAAAGAAAATGTGCGGTCGGATGGATCGGGATTAGGGGAGAACGGGCGGTCGAAAAATTGGAATCTTCTTGATCCATTTGCACTTCTAATCTTTTTTCCCCAATAAAGATGAGATAAATATCCTGATCGAACGAGCTGCATCACATAGCTTGTATCGTTTGCTTGTAGATGAAAGGTTTTGTTTGTTGGATCAAATACAATTGCCATTTCTTGTCCTCCGTCTTTTATTTTATTTAATCGATCCTCTTGTTACCCCACTAATAATCCATTTTTGTGCAAATAAATATATAATGATCATTGGTGATAACGCCATCAAATAAGAAGCAAACGCTAAATTATAATCGGTGCCAAATTCCGATTGGAAAACATATTGGACTAGCGGAAGTGTCATATCAGATTGATCGCTTAGTATAATTAACGGCAATAAAAAGTCATTCCATGCCCATAAACAAGTTAAAATCGCAACCGTTGCATTAATCGGAGCCATAAGCGGGAAAATAATCCTCCAAAACACTCCCCATGTACTGCATCCATCGACAATCGCCGCTTCTTCCAGCTCTTTTGGAATCGAACGAATATATCCGACATAAATAAAAATGTTAAACGCAATTCCGTACACAACATATAAGAAAATCAATCCACTTGGATTGTTCATCCCGAATGCCGACGTTTGCTTCACGATTGGCAACATAATAATTGGAAACGGAATAAACAAAGCGCTAACAAAATAGTAATACAAAAACTTAAAAAATTTCCGATGCATATGTCGAGCGATAGCGTAAGCAACCATCGAGTTCGTTAAAATCGTCAAAATCACGGTTGTTACCGTAATAAACGCACTGTTTTTAAACGCTTGAAAAAAGTTCGTTGCCTCAATAGCTTTTGCAAAATTTTCAACATGCAGGCCAACTGGCAGGGAAAGCACGGAGTCTGCCAATTCCTCCGGCGTTTTTAGCGCAATGGACACGGCCATATACAGAGGAAATAAAATAAATAATGCACCAATAGCTATCAAAAACGTGACAAACCAATTTGTTTTCTTTTCCATCACATATCCACTTCCCGTTTTTGTAAAAATTTAATCTGCATAATGGATACAATCATAATGACGATAAAGTAAATGACAGCGTTAGCCGATTGATACGCAAACTCCCCACCTTGGAAACCACCATTGTAAATTAATAGAGAAATGGATTGTGTCGCCCGTCCAGGCCCTCCGCCTGTCAAGGCAACGACGTGGTCGAATACCATCAAAAAGTTTTTCATCGCCAGCACCATATTGATCGTGAAAAATGGTGCAATCATCGGAAACGTAATATGCCAAAAGTTTTGCCACTTGCTCGCTCCATCGAGACTGGAAGCTTCATATAGCTCCGATGGAACGGTTTGCAGCCCCGCTAAATATAAGATCGTATTAAAGGCACACGCCTGCCATACAGCCACAATCACGATACCAATCCACGCTAATTTTTCATTTCCTAAAATATTGGTTGATAGCACATCAATCCCTAGCTTTTCGCCCCAAACAGGAAGAACGTTTGCAAACAAATAGTTAAAAATATAACCGACAATGAGCACGCTTAAAACGTTAGGCAAAAAATAGACAGCGCGAAAAAAGTTTTTAAACTTAATTTTTTCGTTCAAACCAATCGCGATGGCCAAACTTAATACATTGACTAAAATTGTTGAAACAAGAGCGAACTTAAATGTAAATAAGTACGAATGCAATACGTTCTCATCTTGAAACAAATAGTAATAGTTTTTCAGTCCGACAAAATCGTACGTCAAGCTTAGTCCGTCCCAATTGGTAAAGGAATAAAAAATACCTTGGATCGCCGGGAATGTATGAAACATCGCGAATAACACCACAGCCGGAACAGTCATCAGGTAAATCGCTATGTTTATTGGTTTTTTTACTTTTCGATGAACCGGTAAGAGGATGTTTCTTTCTTTGGCAACAATAATCTCCTTCCGCATTGTATCGCCTCCTAAGGAAAGAGAGAAGAAAATCGGAGACCTCTCCTATTTTCCTCTCTCCTCTTTTTATTTACGCCCTTGTACTTTTTCCCACTCGGAGTCCATCGTCTTTAAGAACTTGTCCACATCTTGATCATGAGTGAATTGTTGCAAAAGGTTAGCTAAATCGATACTGGCAGGAATATAATGGTCTGGAAAGTCAACGAGTGCTCCTTTGGCAAAGCTTTCTTTTAGCCCTTCTAACGTAGGATCGTCTTGTGTCAACCCTTTAATGGCAGAGAAAGCATTTTGTTCGGTAATATACGTTTTTGCATTTTCTTCATTTAGCAGGAAGTCGACGAATTTTTTCGCTTCTTTCGGATGTTTCGACGTTTTCGAAATAGCTAAAAGAAGATCGACGCCAGATACTAATTTTGTTTTTTCTGGGTGATTCGTTACCGGATACGGAAATACCCCAAGTTCTATATTTGGATTAGCTTTTTTAATTTCCGGAATCGCCCAAATTCCTTGTAAATACATCGCCGACTCACCTTTGGCAAACGCGACATTGCCATCTGCGTATCCTTTGCCAAAATTGTTTTTATGGCCGTATTCTAGTAATTTTGCAAACTTTTCAACAGCTTCTTTATGCCCTTCTTTAAAACTTGTTTTTCCTTTGTTTAAATCTTGGAAAAACGTTTCTCCTTGCGTGTTTGCCGCGAGTGCATTGTAAGCCGGTAAGGTTGTCCAAGCGTCTTTAAACGTAAAATAGAACGGCGTTTTTCCAGCTGCTTTTACTTTTTCTGCCACCGCAATCAATTCATCCCATGTTTTCGGAACGGTTAGACCAAGCTCTTTAAAAATCGCTTTGTTATAAATGATCCCATCCGCGTTCGCCGCATACGGTATCGCATATACTTTATCTAACCCTGTTACATCTTTTAACATTTGAATGTAAGCCGACTGAATGTTGTCAAGTTCAGGAGCTTCTGTTACATCTTCAAATACGCCTGCCTTCGATAATTCCGCAAATGTTGCATCCGCGCCAATTCCAACCACATCTGGGACATCACGTTTCGCCGCGCGTGTTTTTAATACTGTTTCCGCTTCCGGCGGGTTAGCATTCACGACATCAATGTTCGGATTTTCCTTTTCAAATTTTTTAATCAATTTATCAAATGTTCCTTTTGCCTCGGATTTATAATGGAAAAATTCAATTTTTACTTTTTTTCCTGATTCACTTGTGGTTTGTTCGGTCTTACTACTACAAGCGCTAAGCATGGAAAGGACTAATGCACTTGATATAACGAATGCGATTGTTTTTTTCATATAAAAATCCCCCCGCTTCATTTTTGTTAACGCTTACTTTTTCGACGATTGTTTGCCGCCAGTCAGCTTGAATGCTCACCCCCTTTACATAACGATAACGTCGTGTTCACTGTACAACTTTCGCGAATAACGAGCTTTGCCGGGGTAAGAATTTTAATTGGGATATCCCTACTGCCAATAATACGTTCATACAAAGCGTTTGCAGCCAGTTTTCCCATTTCATACGCATATATTTTCACTGTAGAAAGAGGCGGATTCAAAAATGCCGCTGCATCAATATCATCGAAACTAATAATGGAGATATCTTCCGGAACTTTGAGGCCTGCTTGATGAATCGCATGCAAGGCACCAATAGCCATCGGATCGCTAGCGATAACAAAGGCACTTGGCAAATCGTTTGAATCAATTGCCTTTTTCATTAATTCATATCCCCCTGAAGGCCCCCAATCACCAATAAACACACGTTTCGGTTGATAAAGCCCCATCGTTTTCATCTTTTTTTCAAACGTTCGCTTTCGTACGTCATCGATTTCATAACTTTTTCCGCCATTTAATTTCTTAATTGTTTCCGATCCACCAATATAGCCGATTTCCTTATGACCAAGCTCGATTAGGTAGTCTAATATATGTTCTGTCGCTGTTTCCAAATCGGAACGAACGACATCATATTCGTCGATGCGGATCACTTGTGTGACAAATACGACATGGTCGTTTTTCGGAAAGTAGTGCTTAATGTCCTCCGGATCAATGCCACCGATAACGATTAAGCCGTCAAATTCGCTTAAATCTTGTATTTCCGCTGTGCCATTCACTCGAATAACAGAAGAAATATGAAGCGGTAATTGCTCACACTGTTTTTCAATACCTTGACGGATCGAAACAAAATAAGGGTCCGTCGTTTCTTCATGCTGAGATACTGCTAACAGAAGGGCTATATGGTATAATTCAGGTTCTTTATTCTTTTGTTGATTAGTTCGATTAGAATTTCGTTTTCGGATCGGCTTATAACCAAGCTGTTTCGCAATACGAAACACGCGTTCTCGCGTTTCCTCCGAAACAGAAAGAGTGGCATCGTTATTTAAAATTCTTGATACTGTTGCGATTGATACATTCGCTTTTTCCGCAATATCTTTCATCGTAATCATTGTACCACCACACATAAATTTTTAGTTAAATTAACTGAAATTTTAAGTAAAATATAACAAAAATAATGGTAAAAATCAATGTTGTATTTATAATTTTCAAATACTTTATATAATTTTTTTATAAAAAGACTAATTGTTGTTTTTATTTTACTTAATTTAACTAATGAAAAACGGTGTCTAGAGTTAGACACCGTTTCAGAAAAAGTCATTTCCTACTCGGTTTTTATTGGTTAATCAACCGCCGGATATGGTCGTTGTCTTCGCTATGATCGCCTCCCGCAACGCTTTGTCCAGTTCCGCTGTATAGGCAGCGGTTTGTTCTTTCGTCCACTGCAAATAGTTTGCCATAAACGCAATGACACGGTCTTTCTGACGGCGGACGGAAGCGATGTCAAACAAGAGCGCGCCGGTGCGGCGGATAAAGTAGTCAATCGGCTTTGCCGCCATTTCGTAATCGATAGCGTATAAAAGACGGACAAACTGCTCGCGGGAAAGGCCGCAGGAAGTATCGTATTGTTTGCTTAGTTCGAATAATTGATCGACGTTGGTGCCGTATATTTTTGCTAAACGTTCTCCCTCTTCTTTCGTGAACCCGTAGCGCACCGCTTCTTCGGCTTTTTTCGCGATAAAAGCCGGCAATTGCTGTGAGCCGCCGACATCCCCGCCGGAGATCGGCAAATGTTTCGTTTGGCATGGACGGAACGTTCTTCCTTCTTCTTCCGCCAATAGTTTTGCCACTAAGTCGACAACCGTTTCCGCCATTTTCCGGTATCCGGTTAGTTTTCCGCCGGCGATTGTAATTAATCCTGTCGGCGATTGCCAAATTTCATCTTTGCGGGAAATTTCCGACGGATCTTTTCCTTCTTCGTAGATGAGCGGCCGGACTCCCGCCCAGCTTGATTCCACATCAGTGGCAGTGATGTGGACGGACGGGAACATATAGTGAATCGCGCGCAGTAAATAGTCACGGTCTTCTTCTGTCATCGTCGGGTTGGCAATATCTTCATTGTAAAACGTATCGGTCGTGCCGACGTACGTTTTCCCGTCGCGCGGAATCGCGAATACCATGCGGCCGTCCGGTGTATCAAAATAAATCGCTTGCTTTAATGGAAACCGTTTTTGGTCGATGACGATATGAACGCCTTTTGTCAGCTGCAATCGTTTTCCCGTTTTTGAATGGTCTTTTTCACGCAGCGTGTCGACCCACGGCCCAGCGGCGTTGATCACTTTTTTCGCACGGATTTCATACGTTTGGCCGCTAAGCTGATCGCGGCAGCGGGCGCCAATGATTTTGCCGCTTTCATTGTACAGAAATTGTTCCACTTTTGCATAGTTGACGGCATCGGCCCCCAATTCCACCGCTTTTTTGATCACTTCCATCGTCAAGCGGGCATCGTCGGTGCGGTATTCGACGTAATAGCCGCCGCCACGCAATCCTTCCCGTTTCAATAGCGGCTCTTTTTGCAGCGTCTCTTTGGCGCTTAGCATCTTGCGCCGCTCGCTTCGTTTCACGCCGGCTAAATGATCGTACACCCAAAGACCGATCGACGTACTCCATTTGCCAAACGTTCCACCTTTATGAATCGGCAAAAGCATCCACTCCGGCGTCGTTACGTGCGGCCCGTTTTCATAGACGATCGCCCGCTCTCTGCCGACTTCGGCGACCATTTTCACTTCCAATTGCTTCAAATACCGAAGCCCTCCATGAACAAGCTTCGTCGAACGGCTCGACGTCCCCGCCGCAAAATCTTGCATTTCCACTAGTGCCGTTTTCATGCCGCGCGTGACGGCATCTAGCGCAATGCCGCATCCGGTAATTCCTCCACCTACCACTAAAACATCGTAATGCTGCTTGCACATTTCTTCTAAACGCTCACGCCGCTGTTTGCTCGAAAAGGGTGTCGCTGTCATGAAAAACTCCTCCTTTTATAAAAAGACAAAAAGAGACCATCGCAAACACGATAAGCTTTCGCCTACCATGCATGCATGGTCTCTCCTTGTCTCCTGACTGATTATTAACTTACTTTTATTATAGCGAAAAGCGGCTTGTTTGGCTAGTGAAATGCGGAAAGTTTCTTAGGCAAGAACCATTTCCTGCTCGCACGGCTTGTCCTTCAACATTAACGATCTTCATAATGTTTCCACAACTCTTTATTGGAAGTAGTCACCGCAACCGCTCCCGCTGCAAGGGCGCGCTCGACTTCCTCTACAGTGCGGATCAATCCGCCGGCATAAATCGGTTTTCCCGTCCGTTCCTTTACTTCGTGGATCATATGGGGCATTGCTCCTGGGATTACTTCAATGCAGTCGGGTTGCGTTTTTTCAATCAGCTGGTAACTTTTTTCAAGCGCATGTGAATCAAGCAAAAAAATGCGCTGAATCGCCAGCACCTTTTTTTGCTTTGTCTTTATGATGACATTTCCCTTTGTGGAGATCAGCCCATACGGATGAAACTCCTGGCATAAATATTCGGCCGCATACTCGTCATGGCTTAGTCCGTGAATCAAATCAGTGTGAATAATCAATTGTTTGCCTTGCTGGCGCGCGTAATGGAACACGCTCTTCAATTGGGAAATATGCACTTCTAACAGCACCCCATACGTATAGCGGCTATTTAAAAACTTTTCAAAATCTTTCATCGTTTTCAGCGCCGGGATGATCTTCTGACAGTGAATATCCATTGTTTCTCTCCCTTTTTAAGCTCTGTTTTTTCCCGTCTCCTCTAAGCAAGATAATGACATCATAATCCGCGGCTTGCAAGTGGCGATTTTCACGCCGCGTTTGCGAAATTTTTCAACCACGTACTGAATATTTTTTTTCTGCATCGCCGTTCCTTCGTGAAGATGTTCCATCGTCTTTCCCCTTTCTCTACTCTGCTTTCGGGATTGCCAGTTCAACCGTTGTCCCTTTGCCTACTTCGCTATCTATCGCAATTTGTCCATCATATTTATCGATGATTTCCTTGGCAATAGCCAAACCAAGGCCGACACCTCCCTTTTCGCGGCTACGCGTCTTATCAACGCGATAAAATCGCAAAAATACTTTTTCTAATTCCGCTTTTGGGATTCCGATGCCATAGTCTTTGACAGCAATCGTCACAAACCGTTTTTCTTCCTTTATCAAAATCGTCACCTGTTTAGCCTGTTGAGAATATTTTACTGCATTATCGAGCAAAATTAACAGCAATTGTTCAAAATGGTATTTCGTCATGCGAATGCGCGCTGTTTGTGTTGCTGAATTGTCGATAGTAAACTGAAAATCCGGATGCAAAACACGGAAGTTTTTCACGACTTGTTCAACCGCTTGTTGTGGATCAATCGACACAATATCGTTTGGAACGTTAATCGCCTCAGCGCGCGACAAATCTAAAAGCTCCAGCACTAGTTTTTTCAAACGCCCCGTTTCCTGTATGGCCGCCTGCAGCGATTCTTCCAAAATGGCGGGATTATGTTTTCCCCACCGTTGCAATAACGAAAGATGGCCTTCTAAAATGGCGATCGGCGTGCGCAGCTCATGAGAAGCATCTTCGACAAATTGTTTTTGCTGGTCAAACGAGCGTTCAATTTCGTCCATCATTTGATTAAACATCATCATTAATTCCGACATTTCATCATGGGAAGCCGGAACATCGATGCGCTTTTGAATTCCTTTGTTTTTAATATCCACCATCGTTTTCGTCAACGCTTTCAGACGCCCGACAAAATTTTGCGCAACAAGCCGGCCGATAAAGGCGCTCGTAATCATGGCCGCGACGCCGAGAGCCGTCATAATGAAAAACAGTGTATTGGTCATGTGCTGAAATTTTACAAGACGGCGCGCTATTTCGATCGTTCCGTGTATTGCTCCGACATGCAAAGGTTCGCGCAGCATAATAAACCGTTCGTTGTTGATAAAATGATAGTCCATTTGCAGTTCTTTTGGAGCAGCGCTTGGCGCCAAGGAAACCGAAGCGCCGTCGGAAACCGAGACAACGACGTTTCCTTTGCGGTCAAGCACGCGAATCAATTGATATTTTTCATTTAATTTTTCCAACAACGGCTGGCTTTGGCGAATATCTTTCCATGATATATTACGTTTTTCCCCGTAATAGGTTTCAATTTCTTCAATGATCTGTTTCATTGCTTTTTCTTCTTCGTTCAGCAGCCACTGTTTCACAATATGGTATTGCAAAAAGGTAAAAATAAAATAAGTAATAAAAATCGCCACCGCGGAAAGAAAAGTAAGCTTCCATTTTAATGAGACGTTTTCAAGCCGAAAAAGTTTCATGACCGCATCACATACCCAGCGCCCCGCACCGTTTGGATATACCGCTCTTTATCGTTTTCATCAAGCTTATGGCGCAAATAACGGACATATACATCAACCACATTCGTTTCGACTTCCGTATCAAATCCCCATACTTTGTTAAGCAGTGTATCACGGGTAAGCACAATATTTATATTTTGCAAAAACGTGACTAATAAATCATATTCGCGTTTCGTTAATTCAATGAAGCGGTCGCCTTTTTTCACCGTACGGGCGTTCAAATCGACGGTTATATCTTTAAACGTTAGCACATGCTCTTCGGTGGTCGGATGAACGCGGCGAAATAGAGCGCGGATACGAGCAAGCAACTCCTCGATTGCAAACGGCTTCACTATATAGTCATCCGCCCCGTTATCCAACCCCATGACACGGTCAAAGACGCTGTCTCTTGCCGTAATCATAATAATCGGAGTCTGTTTGACCGCACGGATGCGCCGGCACACTTCCATGCCGTTTAAACTCGGAAGCATGACATCTAATAAAATTAAATCCCACTCTTCAGAAAGTGCCAACTCCAGTCCCTCTCTGCCGTCATGGCTCACCTGTACTTCATATCCTTCATGGGATAAATCAAGCTCAATAAATCGCGCTAAATTCGCTTCATCTTCGATAACTAAAATGCGGTTATTCATCTTTTTCCCCTCGCTTGTTTGGTTGTTGCATATCCCTCTTAGTTATATCATATCAAAAGAAAAGCCAATCGCCGGATGCGATCAGCAACGGAAAACAATTGGTTCGCTTCACGAATGACGATCGACTAGAAAGTCAATAATCGCTTGGACAATTTCGACTACCTGGTAAGAGAGAAGCGAGACAGCTGTTCCCGAGAAAAGCAGGGTAACAAACCAGTGAAAAATATGCATTGCTCCTTCCCCCTTTAGTTTGCTGGCAGCTTTTTATCGCAAGGGCCAGCAAAACAGTTTGCTATTTAGTAGTGTCATTATATTTCCACCGTGTTAAAAACACATTAAAAATTCCTAAAAAAATAACAGTGACTTTTTCCATTTCGTTACATACATTTAAAACTAAGAAATGACCGAAAGGAGAGCTGCAGGAAAATGAGCGAACATTTTCAACCGCCGATGAAACATGGAGGAAATGAGAATCCGCTTGCAAATTTGTGGAAAATGTTCGATCAATTTTTAGATGAACGACCGCTAAAAAAAATGATGGAAACGATGGATGAATATTTCCAGCAAATGCTTTCCCACGCCTATATCCCGATCGATGTCCACGAAACAAAAGAGGAATATACGATTATTGCTTATCTCCCGAACGTAAAACGAAACCAAATCGAACTGCAATTTATGGACGATTATTTGCAGCTGATCATCCATCATCATGAAACAGTCGAATCAATGGATGAAAAGGGGCATGTATACCAAAAGCGGAAAATGCAAAAGCATATTTCCCGCACGATTCCACTGCCTTACCCGGTGAGCGAAAAAGATGTTAAAGCGTCTTTCCAAAATGGAAAGCTCGTCATTCGCCTGCCGCAAAAACGGAAATTCATCGAGATTGATTGAACTACCCCCCACTTACCGGCTCATGCCGGTGGAAGTGGGGGATTCTTGTTTCCTCTGGCCGTAGTTGCTCAAAGGTTCCAAGAACCCCCTCCGTTCAACGAGAGGAGTAGCCATACGAGATGTCCGAAGTGTCCTTTCGGGACGACCAGCTATATGCCTATGAAAGCACATATAGAAGGTACACCATCTTTCATTCGTATGGCATCCAAAGAACGCATTGCAATGCACCCAGCTCCTAGAATCGCCATCTGCTCCGGTGACGAGAGTAAGATACTGGTACAATGCGCTCTTGAATGAACAACATTTTTATATTAATTGTTGTTATGCCAAAGTTTTTATTAGTTGCCGTTTTTCTTCTTCTAACATGGATGGATGAAATACATCTATTCCTTGGTGTGGTTGGTCCACGTTAAAAAGATGGTACAGCGTATGTGTACGAACAGAAAACTTTTTATCTAAAATAGACCAATGCTTCCAATGGTGAGAAACATCTTTCGGGACATACTTTTTAAGCACCTTTGGAGCTTTTTCTTTATATCCTAATCCTCGACGGCCAATCGTAAATGCAGCTGCTTGGTGGATAGAGATACCGAATTTGCGCATATATTTCAGTTTCCCAGAGACAGAAGTAAAAGCCGGATTCACTTCTATCACAGCAACTCCCATTTTATCGGCACGGCTTTTGATTGCTTGTATCATTTTCCGATACGCGAACATACTCTTCATCCGATTTACTTTCTTGTTGCCGTATCGATTCCCTGTTTTGGATAAGGTGGTATCCAACTTTTCCAAAACAATAGGTTTTTTCTTTCGAACCGCAATATCCACTAAAGCAATGGCTTCTGCTTCCATGATTTTCGTAATCTGACCAGAAGTTTTCCCTTCTATCGAAAACGTTAATTTTCCACTTTCCAAAAAGTTACCATCTTTCGAAACATTTGTCCAAGCGATGTGATGGTAGTTGCAATCTACTCCGATCACTCCGTCAGAGGTAGAAAAATGAATATATGGATTCGATTCTACATCCACCAAACATTTGATGATATAGTATCCCCCATGATCTTCCACGGACCAAGAGATTGGTTTTCCGTATTCTTTTTTGTTTTTACATTGGATTTGATCTGTCACTGTTTTATCCACCATTTCTTGGCCGTAAGGGAATATTACTCCCGGAAAGGTAACTACTTTTCCTGTTATCGAGTTCATATGAAGTTCTTTTGTAATTGGATTATAGTGAAACACAAAGTTTCCAGAACCGGCATCTTTCCGCCCGGAGATGATCATTGCTTTATTTCGGGCAGCTAAAAAGAGCTTTCTCCAAGCTTCGTGGTCCTTTATAAATTCTTCTTTCGTAAATTGTTGTTTGAATAGTTTTTTACCGCCAAAAACAGCACTTGGAATATGTTCTTTTAATTTGGTTTTCTTTTGTTCTAATCGATCCAAACGATGTGTTAAACGACCGATTTTGGCTTTGGTTCGTTTGATTTCTACATCGAGATAGCAATGTTCAAAAAGATATGTGTTCCTCCAAATGAAAGAACGGTCTTTTAATCCTAAAGAAATGATTCCGCTCTTATGCAAAACAAAGTTTGTATTTTTCGGAAAACGTAGGTTTCCTTTGATACAACTTTCTTTGATTTTGCGTAATTTCGTCAATTTGGTTCGTTCTGTTTTTAGTTTTTTCTTCA
This window contains:
- a CDS encoding glycerol-3-phosphate dehydrogenase/oxidase, with amino-acid sequence MTATPFSSKQRRERLEEMCKQHYDVLVVGGGITGCGIALDAVTRGMKTALVEMQDFAAGTSSRSTKLVHGGLRYLKQLEVKMVAEVGRERAIVYENGPHVTTPEWMLLPIHKGGTFGKWSTSIGLWVYDHLAGVKRSERRKMLSAKETLQKEPLLKREGLRGGGYYVEYRTDDARLTMEVIKKAVELGADAVNYAKVEQFLYNESGKIIGARCRDQLSGQTYEIRAKKVINAAGPWVDTLREKDHSKTGKRLQLTKGVHIVIDQKRFPLKQAIYFDTPDGRMVFAIPRDGKTYVGTTDTFYNEDIANPTMTEEDRDYLLRAIHYMFPSVHITATDVESSWAGVRPLIYEEGKDPSEISRKDEIWQSPTGLITIAGGKLTGYRKMAETVVDLVAKLLAEEEGRTFRPCQTKHLPISGGDVGGSQQLPAFIAKKAEEAVRYGFTKEEGERLAKIYGTNVDQLFELSKQYDTSCGLSREQFVRLLYAIDYEMAAKPIDYFIRRTGALLFDIASVRRQKDRVIAFMANYLQWTKEQTAAYTAELDKALREAIIAKTTTISGG
- a CDS encoding glycerol-3-phosphate responsive antiterminator, encoding MDIHCQKIIPALKTMKDFEKFLNSRYTYGVLLEVHISQLKSVFHYARQQGKQLIIHTDLIHGLSHDEYAAEYLCQEFHPYGLISTKGNVIIKTKQKKVLAIQRIFLLDSHALEKSYQLIEKTQPDCIEVIPGAMPHMIHEVKERTGKPIYAGGLIRTVEEVERALAAGAVAVTTSNKELWKHYEDR
- a CDS encoding ATP-binding protein, which encodes MKLFRLENVSLKWKLTFLSAVAIFITYFIFTFLQYHIVKQWLLNEEEKAMKQIIEEIETYYGEKRNISWKDIRQSQPLLEKLNEKYQLIRVLDRKGNVVVSVSDGASVSLAPSAAPKELQMDYHFINNERFIMLREPLHVGAIHGTIEIARRLVKFQHMTNTLFFIMTALGVAAMITSAFIGRLVAQNFVGRLKALTKTMVDIKNKGIQKRIDVPASHDEMSELMMMFNQMMDEIERSFDQQKQFVEDASHELRTPIAILEGHLSLLQRWGKHNPAILEESLQAAIQETGRLKKLVLELLDLSRAEAINVPNDIVSIDPQQAVEQVVKNFRVLHPDFQFTIDNSATQTARIRMTKYHFEQLLLILLDNAVKYSQQAKQVTILIKEEKRFVTIAVKDYGIGIPKAELEKVFLRFYRVDKTRSREKGGVGLGLAIAKEIIDKYDGQIAIDSEVGKGTTVELAIPKAE
- a CDS encoding response regulator transcription factor; this encodes MNNRILVIEDEANLARFIELDLSHEGYEVQVSHDGREGLELALSEEWDLILLDVMLPSLNGMEVCRRIRAVKQTPIIMITARDSVFDRVMGLDNGADDYIVKPFAIEELLARIRALFRRVHPTTEEHVLTFKDITVDLNARTVKKGDRFIELTKREYDLLVTFLQNINIVLTRDTLLNKVWGFDTEVETNVVDVYVRYLRHKLDENDKERYIQTVRGAGYVMRS
- a CDS encoding Hsp20/alpha crystallin family protein translates to MSEHFQPPMKHGGNENPLANLWKMFDQFLDERPLKKMMETMDEYFQQMLSHAYIPIDVHETKEEYTIIAYLPNVKRNQIELQFMDDYLQLIIHHHETVESMDEKGHVYQKRKMQKHISRTIPLPYPVSEKDVKASFQNGKLVIRLPQKRKFIEID
- a CDS encoding IS200/IS605 family accessory protein TnpB-related protein; amino-acid sequence: MKKAYFSRRLYKSEIDILHVTETSYALELFNQAKRFAFQTLVREKRWRRNLHQESLHIVVKKKYGLNDYFANSAVREANALFSSLMELNKMHLQQTEEKIKDVKKKLKTERTKLTKLRKIKESCIKGNLRFPKNTNFVLHKSGIISLGLKDRSFIWRNTYLFEHCYLDVEIKRTKAKIGRLTHRLDRLEQKKTKLKEHIPSAVFGGKKLFKQQFTKEEFIKDHEAWRKLFLAARNKAMIISGRKDAGSGNFVFHYNPITKELHMNSITGKVVTFPGVIFPYGQEMVDKTVTDQIQCKNKKEYGKPISWSVEDHGGYYIIKCLVDVESNPYIHFSTSDGVIGVDCNYHHIAWTNVSKDGNFLESGKLTFSIEGKTSGQITKIMEAEAIALVDIAVRKKKPIVLEKLDTTLSKTGNRYGNKKVNRMKSMFAYRKMIQAIKSRADKMGVAVIEVNPAFTSVSGKLKYMRKFGISIHQAAAFTIGRRGLGYKEKAPKVLKKYVPKDVSHHWKHWSILDKKFSVRTHTLYHLFNVDQPHQGIDVFHPSMLEEEKRQLIKTLA